The segment AGTTCGCGAAGCTCAGCAGCCTTGGTAGCGGCCGACATCAGCTCTCACCGTCCTCGCGCCGAACGATCCGGCACTTCATCGGAAGCTTGTGCGCGGCACGGGTGAGCGCCTCGCGAGCAATCTTCTCGTTCGGGTACGACAGTTCGAACATGACCCGACCCGGGTGCACGTTCGCGATCCACCACTCCGGCGAACCCTTACCGGAACCCATGCGGGTCTCGGCCGGCTTCTTCGTCAGCGGACGGTCCGGGTAGATGTTGATCCAGACCTTGCCGCCACGACGGATGTGACGGGTGATCGCGATACGAGCGGACTCGATCTGACGGTTCGTCACGTAGGCCGGGGTGACGGCCTGGATGCCGAACTGGCCGAACGCCAGCTCGGTGCCACCCTTCGAAGCGCCGCGGCGCTTCGGGTGGTGCTGCTTGCGGTGCTTGACCCGACGGGGGATCAGCATGTCGGTCAGGCCTCCGTTCCGGTGTTCTCGGCAGCGGCCGGAGCCTCGGCGGCAGCCGGGGCCTGGGCCTCGGCAGCGGCCGGACGACGGCCGCGACCGCCGCGCTCGCCACCACGGCCACCGCGCTCGCCACCGCGGGCGGGACGACCGCCCTCGGGACGGGCCGGGCGGTTGCCGGAGCGGGCGGCGGCGTTCTCAGCGCGCACCTCGGCGATGTTCTTGACGTCGCCCTTGTAGATCCAGACCTTCACGCCGATGCGGCCGAAGGTGGTCTTGGCCTCGAAGAAGCCGTAGTCGACGTTCGCGCGCAGGGTGTGCAGCGGCACACGGCCCTCGCGGTAGAACTCCGAACGGCTCATCTCGGCGCCGCCGAGACGACCGGAGCACTGGACCTTGATGCCCTTGGCGCCGGCCTTCATGGTCGACTGCATGCTCTTGCGCATGGCGCGACGGAAGGAGACGCGGGAGGACAGCTGCTCCGCGACGCCCTGAGCCACGAGCTGGGCGTCCAGCTCGGGGTTCTTGACCTCGAGGATGTTCAGCTGGACCTGCTTGCCGGTCAGCTTCTCCAGGTTGCCCCGGATCTTGTCGGCCTCCGCGCCGCGGCGGCCGATCACGATGCCCGGACGGGCGGTGTGGATGTCCACGCGGACGCGGTCACGGGTGCGCTCGATCTCCACCTTCGAGATGCCGGCGCGCTCCATGCCCTTCGTCATGAGACGCCGGATGGCGACGTCTTCCTTGACGTAGTCCTTGTACAGCTTGTCGGCG is part of the Kitasatospora setae KM-6054 genome and harbors:
- the rpsC gene encoding 30S ribosomal protein S3 translates to MGQKVNPHGFRLGISTDFKSRWYADKLYKDYVKEDVAIRRLMTKGMERAGISKVEIERTRDRVRVDIHTARPGIVIGRRGAEADKIRGNLEKLTGKQVQLNILEVKNPELDAQLVAQGVAEQLSSRVSFRRAMRKSMQSTMKAGAKGIKVQCSGRLGGAEMSRSEFYREGRVPLHTLRANVDYGFFEAKTTFGRIGVKVWIYKGDVKNIAEVRAENAAARSGNRPARPEGGRPARGGERGGRGGERGGRGRRPAAAEAQAPAAAEAPAAAENTGTEA
- the rplP gene encoding 50S ribosomal protein L16: MLIPRRVKHRKQHHPKRRGASKGGTELAFGQFGIQAVTPAYVTNRQIESARIAITRHIRRGGKVWINIYPDRPLTKKPAETRMGSGKGSPEWWIANVHPGRVMFELSYPNEKIAREALTRAAHKLPMKCRIVRREDGES